A genome region from Camelina sativa cultivar DH55 chromosome 10, Cs, whole genome shotgun sequence includes the following:
- the LOC104719481 gene encoding uncharacterized protein LOC104719481, with protein sequence MVPQRMCRVVPYSQISVPSKTFSPTLHRCIYLPNVIKIARHKHRVSLASSLLSRNWSCGVCHQKIDENYGAYSCMKNDCNYVAHSSCATRQDIWDGKDLEGEPEEVNESIEPPVEEISDGTILHFSHLEHPMRLVEDVNKWYDEKEICQACILPPYDGKVYTCMRMECGYVLHEECAYFPRVKQHPLHAHSLTLEPYGTQMIRKCHCCNTYSLGFKYVCHNTDGDDEGFSLDVRCALISEPYDYHSHMHPLFLTDSVIVCFICHLGHLRGALKCDECNFSLCFSCATLPYKVRYKNDEHLLTFLYGKAANGVYWCDLCERTINPVTTKITGFRGFYRCNECEVTLHTTCLLGVDMYMNHGSKVTVNKEEFSIVRNTTLTRPICKKCRRRCKYRVIIHIEVNLSRPLKGTIQVNEERYFVSYEGLTNICSGYGVYGHLVHVCPRRVLAEVVVSFLQTGISKAYPLSFLVRFCHGFISRDWMVRVVHMHRKANRLADGLVNYAFSLPLSFHLFQSSPESVAAIALQDSVGHAIPRLVCI encoded by the exons ATGGTACCACAAAGAATGTGTCGAGTCGTCCCCTATAGTCAAATCTCCGTACCATCCAAAACATTCTCTCCAACTTTACATAG GTGCATCTACTTAccaaatgttataaaaatagCTCGTCACAAGCACCGTGTTTCTTTAGCTTCTTCACTTTTGTCTCGAAATTGGTCATGCGGTGTTTGTCACCAAAAGATTGACGAAAATTATGGGGCATATTCTTGCATGAAAAATGACTGTAATTATGTAGCGCATTCTAGTTGTGCGACAAGGCAAGATATATGGGATGGAAAAGATCTTGAAGGAGAACCTGAAGAGGTAAACGAAAGCATCGAGCCACCGGTTGAGGAGATAAGTGATGGGACTATACTACATTTTAGTCATCTAGAACATCCCATGCGACTTGTCGAGGATGTCAACAAATGGTACGATGAAAAAGAAATTTGTCAAGCGTGCATACTTCCTCCATACGATGGTAAAGTTTATACATGCATGCGCATGGAATGTGGCTATGTTCTCCATGAAGAATGTGCATATTTTCCCCGTGTGAAACAACATCCATTACATGCCCATTCACTTACTCTGGAACCATATGGTACACAAATGATACGTAAGTGTCATTGTTGTAATACTTACTCCCTTGGTTTCAAATATGTATGTCATAATactgatggtgatgatgaggGTTTCAGTTTAGATGTACGATGTGCTTTAATATCTGAGCCGTACGATTATCATTCTCATATGCATCCCTTGTTCTTAACCGATTCAGTAATTGTCTGTTTTATTTGTCATCTTGGTCATCTTCGGGGAGCTTTAAAATGTGATGAATGCAACTTTTCCTTGTGTTTTAGTTGCGCCACTCTTCCATATAAAGTGAGATACAAGAATGATGAACATTTACTAACCTTTTTATATGGAAAAGCTGCGAACGGAGTCTATTGGTGTGATCTTTGTGAGAGAACAATAAATCCAGTCACTACAAAAATAACTGGATTCCGCGGATTCTATAGATGCAATGAATGTGAAGTCACACTTCATACCACCTGTTTACTTGGGgttgatatgtatatgaatcatGGTTCAAAGGTTACAGTAAACAAAGAGGAGTTCAGTATCGTTCGAAACACTACTCTCACTCGACCAATCTGCAAAAAATGCCGAAGACGTTGCAAATACAGAGTGATAATACACATTGAAGTGAATCTGAGCAGGCCATTGAAGGGGACAATTCAGGTGAACGAAGAGAGGTATTTTGTGTCGTATGAGGGACTCACCAACATTTGCTCCGGCTATGGTGTGTATGGGCATTTGGTCCATGTATGTCCTCGACGAGTATTGGCAGAAGTGGTGGTGAGTTTTTTACAGACAGGGATCAGCAAGGCTTATCCGCTGTCATTTCTGGTACGTTTTTGCCATGGCTTCATCTCAAGGGACTGGATGGTCCGTGTTGTGCATATGCATAGAAAGGCTAATCGACTAGCTGACGGATTAGTAAACTATGCGTTCTCCTTACCATTAAGTTTTCATTTGTTTCAGTCTAGTCCGGAGAGTGTTGCTGCAATTGCGTTGCAGGACTCTGTTGGTCATGCTATTCCAAGACTTGTTTGtatttag